From a single Cotesia glomerata isolate CgM1 linkage group LG6, MPM_Cglom_v2.3, whole genome shotgun sequence genomic region:
- the LOC123266729 gene encoding general transcription factor 3C polypeptide 3 isoform X2 has product MEEWDAKDKTPETEEVMEPAGEIAPVIIEELSQVDALRVDINEFVEATICHLPPDSSNRDEEDNNLVIGTGQASDDDENQAMTPEEEARITRQFLNGEMTFSDFSLLMDRGADGDPQQVAEKPSMVKEPPRKRRRRNQSRRQQLPTALKGLMGEANLQYARGHNEVAIRMCMEIIREVPSAPEAYQTLSMIYESEDPEKALHFALIAAHLSPKDCDQWINLANKSLQRRDLRQAITCYLKAIASNPKNVALYEAYAKLQLDYNGDEEAYFKAYKKLLKKLDTEDNEVLVHYAKKLAKMYTEKENYLEAANAMDQIFSKCPSRVTYDDVNIYAEFLIKLKKFRRCLDILISHTGIGVKYSDDERKIVESCCLPDDTPIDLKVRFIVTMLELGFTEQVLGHMDALLAYEEAEKFGDLFLDIVDGLMHVQEYTRALKFLELLIRCKNYSMPAVWLRYAECHVGCRQLKEAILAYEIVTKLSPELFDAKVHLATLYKCFKMYDWAINILEQNMEDPNQIIYVDALYMRTTLLYKVERYEEFLQSAQVLFSRHCIKLREKAQVKCLMATTLKIRIENLQKYCLSFGRPLQDTVLTFHESKTPPTDQQEWLIFLKACHVAYKLKKFGVLERICFTGLTSKKFESQIRDLTWLCLLSCIYNNDSFNGHNIIRELVRDTHEQNLWNLLNIVVQKADDTRHNRFIMRLLGRVDAYSYLHILQANNCLVSGTYKYALNDYVSLFKLYPDPLIAMLIGVTFMQMGCQKFATKKHQLVSQALAFLKKYADLRGPEMKQESNYNIGRALHQLGFLSTALNFYKQALEFPEPPHDKIIKENLDLLDIRREAAFNMHLIYLQTGNKELARMYLHEFIVV; this is encoded by the exons atggaAGAATGGGATGCGAAGGATAAAACTCCAGAAACTGAAGAAGTAATGGAGCCAGCGGGGGAAATAGCTCCTGTTATCATCGAGGAGTTGAGTCAGGTCGACGCTTTACGGGTTGACATCAATGAATTCGTAGAAGCGACTATCTGTCACTTGCCACCTGATAGTTCAAACAGAGACGAAGAGGATAATAACCTGGTGATAGGAACTGGACAAGCGTCTGATGACGATGAAAACCAGGCGATGACTCCGGAGGAGGAAGCTAGAATTACCAGGCAGTTTCTCAACGGCGAGATGACTTTTTCAGACTTTTCCTTGCTGATGGACAGAGGTGCTGATGGAGATCCTCAACAAGTTGCTGA AAAACCATCAATGGTGAAAGAACCACCCCGAAAGCGCCGTAGAAGAAATCAAAGTCGACGTCAACAATTACCTACAGCTTTAAAAGGATTGATGGGTGAAGCAAACTTGCAGTACGCACGTGGTCACAATGAAGTAGCTATCAGAATGTGTATGGAAATAAtcag agaaGTACCATCAGCACCCGAAGCTTATCAAACCTTATCAATGATCTACGAGTCCGAAGATCCCGAAAAAGCGCTCCACTTTGCTCTAATAGCTGCCCATTTATCCCCCAAGGACTGCGACCAGTGGATCAACCTGGCCAACAAATCCCTGCAAAGAAGAGACCTTCGCCAAGCAATAACCTGCTACTTAAAAGCGATAGCCTCCAACCCCAAGAACGTCGCTCTCTACGAAGCATACGCGAAGCTTCAATTAGATTACAACGGAGATGAAGAAGCTTACTTTAAAGCCTACAAAAAATTACTGAAGAAATTAGACACTGAAGACAACGAAGTGCTGGTGCACTACGCGAAGAAGCTGGCTAAAATGTACACagagaaagaaaattatttagaagcTGCCAATGCGATGGACCAGATCTTCAGCAAGTGTCCTAGTCGTGTGACTTATGATGACGTAAATATCTACGctgaatttttgataaaattgaaGAAGTTCCGGAGGTGCTTAGACATTTTAATTAGTCACACTGGAATTGGAGTTAAGTATAGTGATGATGAGAGGAAGATAGTGGAGAGTTGCTGTCTTCCTGATGACACTCCGATTGACTTGAAGGTGAGGTTCATCGTCACTATGCTGGAATTGGGATTCACTGAACAGGTCTTAGGACACATGGATGCTTTGTTAGCCTATGAGGAAGCTGAAAAATTCGGAGATTTATTTCTAGATATTGTTGATGGGCTGATGCATGTCCAGGAGTATACTAGAGCGCTGAAATTCTTGGAATTGTTAATTAGGTGTAAAAATTACAGCATGCCTGCGGTCTGGTTGAGGTACGCTGAGTGCCATGTTGGGTGCAGGCAGCTGAAAGAAGCGATTTTGGCTTATGAAATTGTTACTAAATTGTCGCCGGAGCTGTTTGATGCCAAGGTTCACTTGGCGACGTTGTACAAGTGTTTCAAGATGTACGACTGGGCTATTAATATTTTGGAGCAAAATA tggAAGATCCAAACCAAATAATCTACGTAGACGCCTTATACATGCGTACCACCTTGCTCTACAAAGTAGAGCGCTACGAAGAATTCCTTCAATCAGCTCAAGTACTCTTTTCTCGTCACTGCAtaaaattaagagaaaaagCTCAAGTAAAATGTCTAATGGCCAcaactttaaaaattcgaattgAAAATCTCCAAAAGTACTGCTTGTCCTTCGGACGGCCGCTGCAAGACACTGTACTTACCTTCCACGAGTCAAAGACACCTCCAACTGACCAGCAAGAGTGGTTGATCTTCCTCAAAGCCTGTCACGTGGCGTACAAGCTAAAAAAATTCGGAGTCCTGGAGCGGATTTGCTTCACAGGACtcacttcaaaaaaatttgagtctCAGATTAGAGACCTTACCTGGCTTTGTTTGTTATCTTGCATTTACAACAATGACTCCTTTAATGGACACAATATTATCCGAGAGCTGGTGAGAGACACTCACGAGCAAAATCTCTGGAATCTTTTGAATATTGTTGTTCAAAAAGCAGATGACACTAGACACAACCGATTTATCATGAGATTGCTCGGTCGCGTGGATGCTTATTCGTATTTGCACATTTTGCAAGCCAATAATTGCCTCGTGTCCGGGACTTACAAGTATGCGTTGAATGATTATGTCTCGTTGTTCAAACTTTATCCTGACCCGCTTATAGCGATGCTGATTGGGGTGACTTTCATGCAAATGGGCTGTCAGAAATTCGCTACTAAGAAACACCAGCTTGTTTCTCAAG ctctagcatttttaaaaaaatacgcCGACCTCAGAGGCCCGGAAATGAAACAGGAGTCAAATTACAACATCGGCCGTGCTTTACACCAGCTTGGATTCTTATCAACAGCCCTAAACTTCTACAAACAAGCTTTAGAGTTTCCAGAACCTCCTCATGACAAAATCATCAAAGAAAATCTAGATTTATTAGATATTAGACGCGAAGCTGCGTTTAATATGcatcttatttatttacaaactgGAAACAAAGAACTTGCTCGAATGTATTTACATGAATTTattgttgtttaa
- the LOC123266729 gene encoding general transcription factor 3C polypeptide 3 isoform X1, whose product MEEWDAKDKTPETEEVMEPAGEIAPVIIEELSQVDALRVDINEFVEATICHLPPDSSNRDEEDNNLVIGTGQASDDDENQAMTPEEEARITRQFLNGEMTFSDFSLLMDRGADGDPQQVADDRKPSMVKEPPRKRRRRNQSRRQQLPTALKGLMGEANLQYARGHNEVAIRMCMEIIREVPSAPEAYQTLSMIYESEDPEKALHFALIAAHLSPKDCDQWINLANKSLQRRDLRQAITCYLKAIASNPKNVALYEAYAKLQLDYNGDEEAYFKAYKKLLKKLDTEDNEVLVHYAKKLAKMYTEKENYLEAANAMDQIFSKCPSRVTYDDVNIYAEFLIKLKKFRRCLDILISHTGIGVKYSDDERKIVESCCLPDDTPIDLKVRFIVTMLELGFTEQVLGHMDALLAYEEAEKFGDLFLDIVDGLMHVQEYTRALKFLELLIRCKNYSMPAVWLRYAECHVGCRQLKEAILAYEIVTKLSPELFDAKVHLATLYKCFKMYDWAINILEQNMEDPNQIIYVDALYMRTTLLYKVERYEEFLQSAQVLFSRHCIKLREKAQVKCLMATTLKIRIENLQKYCLSFGRPLQDTVLTFHESKTPPTDQQEWLIFLKACHVAYKLKKFGVLERICFTGLTSKKFESQIRDLTWLCLLSCIYNNDSFNGHNIIRELVRDTHEQNLWNLLNIVVQKADDTRHNRFIMRLLGRVDAYSYLHILQANNCLVSGTYKYALNDYVSLFKLYPDPLIAMLIGVTFMQMGCQKFATKKHQLVSQALAFLKKYADLRGPEMKQESNYNIGRALHQLGFLSTALNFYKQALEFPEPPHDKIIKENLDLLDIRREAAFNMHLIYLQTGNKELARMYLHEFIVV is encoded by the exons atggaAGAATGGGATGCGAAGGATAAAACTCCAGAAACTGAAGAAGTAATGGAGCCAGCGGGGGAAATAGCTCCTGTTATCATCGAGGAGTTGAGTCAGGTCGACGCTTTACGGGTTGACATCAATGAATTCGTAGAAGCGACTATCTGTCACTTGCCACCTGATAGTTCAAACAGAGACGAAGAGGATAATAACCTGGTGATAGGAACTGGACAAGCGTCTGATGACGATGAAAACCAGGCGATGACTCCGGAGGAGGAAGCTAGAATTACCAGGCAGTTTCTCAACGGCGAGATGACTTTTTCAGACTTTTCCTTGCTGATGGACAGAGGTGCTGATGGAGATCCTCAACAAGTTGCTGA CGACAGAAAACCATCAATGGTGAAAGAACCACCCCGAAAGCGCCGTAGAAGAAATCAAAGTCGACGTCAACAATTACCTACAGCTTTAAAAGGATTGATGGGTGAAGCAAACTTGCAGTACGCACGTGGTCACAATGAAGTAGCTATCAGAATGTGTATGGAAATAAtcag agaaGTACCATCAGCACCCGAAGCTTATCAAACCTTATCAATGATCTACGAGTCCGAAGATCCCGAAAAAGCGCTCCACTTTGCTCTAATAGCTGCCCATTTATCCCCCAAGGACTGCGACCAGTGGATCAACCTGGCCAACAAATCCCTGCAAAGAAGAGACCTTCGCCAAGCAATAACCTGCTACTTAAAAGCGATAGCCTCCAACCCCAAGAACGTCGCTCTCTACGAAGCATACGCGAAGCTTCAATTAGATTACAACGGAGATGAAGAAGCTTACTTTAAAGCCTACAAAAAATTACTGAAGAAATTAGACACTGAAGACAACGAAGTGCTGGTGCACTACGCGAAGAAGCTGGCTAAAATGTACACagagaaagaaaattatttagaagcTGCCAATGCGATGGACCAGATCTTCAGCAAGTGTCCTAGTCGTGTGACTTATGATGACGTAAATATCTACGctgaatttttgataaaattgaaGAAGTTCCGGAGGTGCTTAGACATTTTAATTAGTCACACTGGAATTGGAGTTAAGTATAGTGATGATGAGAGGAAGATAGTGGAGAGTTGCTGTCTTCCTGATGACACTCCGATTGACTTGAAGGTGAGGTTCATCGTCACTATGCTGGAATTGGGATTCACTGAACAGGTCTTAGGACACATGGATGCTTTGTTAGCCTATGAGGAAGCTGAAAAATTCGGAGATTTATTTCTAGATATTGTTGATGGGCTGATGCATGTCCAGGAGTATACTAGAGCGCTGAAATTCTTGGAATTGTTAATTAGGTGTAAAAATTACAGCATGCCTGCGGTCTGGTTGAGGTACGCTGAGTGCCATGTTGGGTGCAGGCAGCTGAAAGAAGCGATTTTGGCTTATGAAATTGTTACTAAATTGTCGCCGGAGCTGTTTGATGCCAAGGTTCACTTGGCGACGTTGTACAAGTGTTTCAAGATGTACGACTGGGCTATTAATATTTTGGAGCAAAATA tggAAGATCCAAACCAAATAATCTACGTAGACGCCTTATACATGCGTACCACCTTGCTCTACAAAGTAGAGCGCTACGAAGAATTCCTTCAATCAGCTCAAGTACTCTTTTCTCGTCACTGCAtaaaattaagagaaaaagCTCAAGTAAAATGTCTAATGGCCAcaactttaaaaattcgaattgAAAATCTCCAAAAGTACTGCTTGTCCTTCGGACGGCCGCTGCAAGACACTGTACTTACCTTCCACGAGTCAAAGACACCTCCAACTGACCAGCAAGAGTGGTTGATCTTCCTCAAAGCCTGTCACGTGGCGTACAAGCTAAAAAAATTCGGAGTCCTGGAGCGGATTTGCTTCACAGGACtcacttcaaaaaaatttgagtctCAGATTAGAGACCTTACCTGGCTTTGTTTGTTATCTTGCATTTACAACAATGACTCCTTTAATGGACACAATATTATCCGAGAGCTGGTGAGAGACACTCACGAGCAAAATCTCTGGAATCTTTTGAATATTGTTGTTCAAAAAGCAGATGACACTAGACACAACCGATTTATCATGAGATTGCTCGGTCGCGTGGATGCTTATTCGTATTTGCACATTTTGCAAGCCAATAATTGCCTCGTGTCCGGGACTTACAAGTATGCGTTGAATGATTATGTCTCGTTGTTCAAACTTTATCCTGACCCGCTTATAGCGATGCTGATTGGGGTGACTTTCATGCAAATGGGCTGTCAGAAATTCGCTACTAAGAAACACCAGCTTGTTTCTCAAG ctctagcatttttaaaaaaatacgcCGACCTCAGAGGCCCGGAAATGAAACAGGAGTCAAATTACAACATCGGCCGTGCTTTACACCAGCTTGGATTCTTATCAACAGCCCTAAACTTCTACAAACAAGCTTTAGAGTTTCCAGAACCTCCTCATGACAAAATCATCAAAGAAAATCTAGATTTATTAGATATTAGACGCGAAGCTGCGTTTAATATGcatcttatttatttacaaactgGAAACAAAGAACTTGCTCGAATGTATTTACATGAATTTattgttgtttaa